A single window of Pseudomonas lijiangensis DNA harbors:
- a CDS encoding LysR family transcriptional regulator has protein sequence MSLVQDRRILYFFEAVRLGSVRAAADFLNVAPSAVSRQIAQLEQELGSPLLERHRRGVKPTEAGDKVLAYYRQRLTQQEVLLESIQALRGLHSGSVTLVSGEGFLESLAQPLAKFSALYPRIELIVNVCGSNEVIRQVVEDEAHIGLVFNPAADPKIRSHAHQRQPVCVVTSPDHPLAQEKGPLELKGLDRYQLALPSVSYGIRQILLQAEHQLGVSVKPVLTCNTFSMLKHFAMHGGVTLLPTFVIEEEMKAGKLLALPLQHEVFSSPQTHLISRLGRQLSVGASRLMTLLLQEMTAFQD, from the coding sequence ATGAGCCTCGTTCAGGATCGGCGGATTCTTTATTTCTTCGAAGCAGTGCGCCTGGGCAGTGTCCGGGCTGCGGCTGATTTCCTGAACGTCGCGCCTTCGGCCGTCAGCCGACAGATCGCCCAACTGGAACAGGAGCTGGGTTCACCGCTGCTGGAAAGGCATCGTCGTGGCGTCAAACCCACTGAAGCGGGCGACAAGGTGCTGGCGTATTACCGGCAACGACTCACCCAGCAGGAAGTGTTGCTGGAATCCATTCAGGCGTTGCGCGGGCTGCACAGCGGTTCGGTCACGCTGGTGTCGGGGGAAGGTTTTCTGGAAAGCCTGGCGCAACCGCTGGCAAAGTTCTCGGCGCTCTATCCCAGGATAGAACTGATCGTGAATGTCTGCGGCAGCAACGAGGTGATCCGTCAGGTGGTGGAGGATGAGGCGCATATCGGCCTGGTCTTCAACCCGGCCGCCGACCCGAAGATCCGCTCACACGCCCATCAACGGCAACCTGTCTGCGTAGTGACCAGCCCTGATCATCCACTGGCCCAGGAAAAAGGCCCTCTCGAACTCAAAGGCCTGGATCGTTATCAACTGGCTCTGCCAAGCGTGTCCTACGGCATCCGCCAGATTCTGCTGCAGGCCGAGCATCAACTGGGCGTCTCAGTAAAACCGGTGCTGACCTGCAACACCTTTTCCATGCTCAAGCATTTCGCCATGCATGGCGGCGTCACACTGCTGCCCACCTTCGTGATCGAAGAGGAAATGAAAGCCGGAAAGCTGCTGGCCCTGCCCTTGCAGCATGAAGTGTTCAGCAGCCCCCAGACTCACCTGATAAGCCGACTGGGGCGTCAGCTCAGTGTCGGTGCCAGCCGGCTCATGACGCTGCTGTTGCAGGAAATGACGGCGTTTCAGGACTGA
- a CDS encoding NAD(P)-dependent oxidoreductase encodes MTLKVGVIGLGNMGGGMAATLAGKGFDVSGFDLSQAALAQAESKGVKPVADRKQLIQDSDILILSLPKAEHVESVCLGEGGIIEFGRKGLVVVDTTTSTPEMSRKVAAELLKTGVAFIDAPVSGGPKGAATGTMSMVIGAEDDDLARVMPVLEGMSGTRVHVGQCGAGNVAKIANNMLAACHLISTAEAVAMAAKAGVDPEKLLQGLNAGSGRSGATQVMFPTWVLNKAYDSGFTMGLMRKDVGLASDLADSLDMELPLSRVVAQLWKASSETLADNEDFCAIVQRTDAQLYGRGE; translated from the coding sequence ATGACTTTGAAAGTAGGTGTGATCGGACTGGGCAACATGGGCGGCGGCATGGCGGCCACCCTGGCGGGCAAAGGCTTCGATGTGAGCGGTTTCGACCTGTCTCAGGCGGCACTGGCGCAAGCCGAGAGCAAAGGCGTCAAGCCGGTTGCCGACCGCAAGCAACTGATCCAGGACTCGGACATTCTGATCCTGTCGCTGCCCAAGGCCGAGCACGTCGAGTCGGTCTGCCTGGGCGAGGGTGGCATCATCGAGTTCGGCCGCAAGGGTCTGGTCGTCGTCGATACCACCACGTCCACACCGGAAATGAGCCGCAAGGTGGCTGCCGAACTGTTGAAGACCGGCGTGGCCTTTATCGATGCTCCGGTTTCCGGCGGCCCCAAAGGCGCGGCCACTGGCACCATGTCCATGGTGATCGGTGCTGAGGATGATGACCTGGCCCGTGTCATGCCCGTGCTGGAAGGCATGAGCGGCACCCGCGTTCACGTCGGGCAGTGTGGGGCCGGCAACGTCGCCAAGATTGCCAATAACATGCTGGCCGCCTGTCATCTGATCAGCACCGCCGAAGCGGTCGCCATGGCGGCCAAAGCCGGTGTCGATCCGGAGAAACTGCTGCAAGGCCTCAATGCCGGTTCGGGGCGCAGTGGCGCTACCCAGGTCATGTTTCCGACCTGGGTGCTCAACAAGGCTTACGACTCCGGCTTCACCATGGGCCTGATGCGCAAGGATGTGGGGTTGGCCAGCGATCTGGCGGACAGCCTGGACATGGAGCTGCCACTGTCCCGTGTGGTGGCCCAATTGTGGAAAGCCAGCAGCGAAACCCTGGCGGATAACGAAGACTTCTGCGCAATCGTGCAGCGTACCGATGCCCAACTTTACGGCCGTGGAGAGTAA
- a CDS encoding aldehyde dehydrogenase family protein, with the protein MSTAKILELLRPYWGDRSVIASYVGGEFVEGHGAPVEVRNAHDDSVLLSFPDADESLVELADKAAKTAQAQWWALTAQARGRAMYQIGALIREEQENLAQIESLTANKPIRDARVEVLKVAEMFEYYAGWADKLHGEIIPVPTTHLNYVTYEPLGTVLQITPWNAPIFTCGWQIAPAIAAGNAVILKPSELTPLSSLMIGVLIERAGVPKGLVNVIAGFGHSIGQAFIAKADIRKVVFVGSPATGRHIAVAAAQRCIPAVLELGGKSANIVFEDADLEVALRGAQAAIFSGAGQSCVSGSRLLVQESIFEKFTNALAVAATQFKVGDPSDPETQIGPINNAKQYNHVKTMVEGALKDGAKLVGKEADPIPNKPGYYVNPTVLAGTNDLYCAQEEIFGPVVVAIPFKDEEDAIRIANDSRFGLAGGVWTRDVGRAHRVAKQVRAGTFWVNGYKTIHVSSPFGGYGESGYGRSSGLDALREYSEVKSVWVETAAKPAASFGYGASLE; encoded by the coding sequence ATGAGCACTGCAAAAATCCTTGAACTGCTGCGTCCTTACTGGGGCGATCGCAGTGTCATTGCCAGCTACGTCGGTGGTGAATTCGTCGAAGGCCACGGTGCTCCGGTCGAAGTGCGCAATGCCCATGATGACAGCGTCCTGCTGAGCTTTCCTGATGCCGATGAATCCCTGGTCGAACTGGCCGACAAGGCCGCGAAGACCGCTCAGGCGCAATGGTGGGCACTGACCGCCCAGGCCCGTGGTCGTGCCATGTACCAGATCGGTGCCCTGATTCGTGAAGAGCAGGAAAACCTGGCCCAGATCGAGTCCCTGACCGCCAACAAGCCGATTCGCGATGCCCGTGTCGAAGTGCTCAAAGTCGCCGAGATGTTCGAGTACTACGCCGGCTGGGCCGACAAGCTGCATGGCGAAATCATTCCGGTCCCCACCACGCACCTGAACTACGTGACCTACGAGCCCCTGGGCACCGTATTGCAGATCACGCCCTGGAACGCGCCGATCTTCACCTGCGGCTGGCAGATCGCACCGGCTATTGCGGCCGGTAATGCGGTGATTCTCAAGCCGTCCGAACTGACGCCTCTCAGCTCGCTGATGATCGGTGTGCTGATCGAGCGTGCCGGTGTGCCAAAAGGTCTGGTCAACGTCATTGCCGGTTTCGGCCACTCCATTGGTCAGGCCTTCATCGCCAAAGCCGACATTCGCAAGGTCGTGTTCGTGGGCTCGCCTGCAACCGGTCGTCATATTGCGGTGGCGGCGGCTCAGCGTTGCATTCCGGCGGTACTGGAACTGGGCGGCAAGTCGGCCAATATCGTGTTTGAAGATGCCGATCTTGAAGTCGCCTTGCGCGGCGCGCAGGCGGCGATTTTCTCCGGTGCCGGTCAAAGCTGCGTATCCGGTTCGCGCCTGCTGGTGCAGGAATCGATCTTTGAAAAATTCACCAACGCCCTGGCCGTGGCTGCCACGCAATTCAAGGTCGGTGACCCCAGCGATCCGGAAACCCAGATCGGCCCGATCAACAACGCCAAGCAATACAACCATGTGAAAACCATGGTCGAAGGCGCACTCAAAGACGGCGCGAAACTTGTGGGCAAAGAGGCCGATCCCATCCCGAACAAGCCGGGTTACTACGTCAATCCGACCGTACTGGCGGGCACCAATGACCTGTATTGCGCTCAGGAAGAAATCTTCGGGCCAGTGGTCGTGGCGATTCCATTCAAGGACGAAGAAGACGCCATCCGTATCGCCAACGACAGCCGTTTCGGCCTGGCCGGTGGCGTCTGGACCCGTGATGTCGGTCGTGCCCATCGCGTTGCCAAACAGGTACGCGCCGGGACTTTCTGGGTCAACGGCTACAAAACCATTCACGTCAGCTCGCCCTTCGGCGGTTACGGCGAAAGCGGTTATGGCCGTTCCTCGGGCCTCGATGCGTTGCGTGAGTACAGCGAAGTGAAAAGCGTCTGGGTTGAAACCGCCGCCAAGCCTGCTGCAAGTTTTGGCTATGGCGCGAGTCTGGAGTAA
- a CDS encoding J domain-containing protein: MSDCWAVLALSDDADERSIKRQYARLLKSNRPDEDAEGFQRLRDAYERALHIARYRDEHDDDEVAELAGQVVPAPLDTSPPWLALVDQADVDNLHELRLQARTQGCAQGFEQGLLLRCLADPEREIELAQAATLQLNWLTPWQEVPMDGEQAARLTQILLDARQSQLQAQLHAGEEGGFIDALQALRQQPWLASLERSEHLQSWVMILLHNTAGWSSALFEQVCALFGWDVKKDLHPEPAFIWLRLLDRLEKDDFVRHLQRLLGKKPFSAEGRAVHLLLGAYSPVERRRMARAEDDNVRVICKRLVEQLTLRYPGVLEAFPDADLECLKRVHEPFSPEARRWLGLAALPVVLLFGLSLYFQPDQDLWFLILYPLLMVPGLMVYMYVWRPLCEVVATLDEWLSIRLLPDVISGPTANAKVVQHALPLTVMGGVMAWKGGGLGLALHCFVTLIWIAFAPYRYPGPYAALKRFFRARKMMLGRVFLGAFCCMLAAGFFAMSQPGGTRERAAASQGSYQSDCNPDNLRRTMSQACQTAMDSKECAQSEWAKRIHACGFVAEVVKKTLETKAGK, translated from the coding sequence ATGAGTGATTGCTGGGCGGTTCTGGCGCTGTCTGACGATGCCGATGAGCGCAGTATCAAGCGCCAGTATGCGCGACTGCTCAAAAGCAATCGCCCGGATGAGGATGCCGAAGGCTTTCAGCGCCTTCGTGATGCTTATGAGCGGGCTTTGCATATTGCTCGCTATCGGGATGAGCACGATGACGATGAGGTAGCCGAGCTGGCCGGGCAAGTGGTGCCAGCTCCGCTCGATACATCGCCGCCATGGCTGGCGCTTGTTGATCAAGCCGACGTCGACAATCTGCATGAGCTGCGCCTTCAGGCCCGGACGCAGGGTTGTGCACAAGGCTTCGAGCAGGGATTACTGCTGCGGTGTCTTGCCGATCCCGAACGCGAGATCGAACTGGCCCAGGCCGCGACTCTGCAGTTGAACTGGCTGACGCCCTGGCAAGAAGTGCCTATGGATGGTGAGCAGGCTGCAAGACTGACTCAGATCCTGCTCGACGCCCGTCAGTCGCAATTGCAGGCTCAACTGCATGCTGGCGAGGAGGGCGGTTTCATCGATGCGCTGCAAGCGCTGCGTCAACAACCCTGGCTGGCTTCGCTGGAGCGCAGTGAGCATTTGCAGAGCTGGGTCATGATTCTGTTGCATAACACGGCAGGCTGGAGCTCGGCCTTGTTCGAGCAGGTGTGTGCCCTGTTTGGTTGGGATGTGAAGAAAGACCTGCACCCGGAGCCTGCCTTTATCTGGCTGCGTTTGCTGGATCGCCTTGAAAAGGATGATTTTGTCCGGCACCTGCAGCGTCTGCTCGGCAAGAAGCCGTTCAGCGCCGAGGGGCGCGCCGTGCATTTGTTGTTGGGGGCGTATAGCCCTGTCGAGCGCAGGCGAATGGCCAGGGCTGAAGATGACAATGTGCGCGTTATCTGCAAGCGGCTGGTCGAGCAACTGACGCTGCGCTATCCCGGTGTTCTCGAGGCTTTTCCTGATGCCGATCTTGAATGCTTGAAGCGGGTGCATGAGCCGTTTTCCCCTGAAGCCAGGCGCTGGCTGGGACTTGCGGCATTGCCTGTTGTTTTGCTGTTTGGCCTTTCGCTGTATTTTCAGCCGGATCAGGATCTGTGGTTTCTGATTCTGTATCCCTTGCTGATGGTTCCTGGCCTTATGGTGTACATGTATGTATGGCGCCCGCTCTGTGAGGTTGTTGCGACGCTGGATGAATGGCTGAGTATTCGTCTTCTGCCTGATGTCATCAGCGGGCCGACCGCGAACGCCAAGGTGGTGCAGCACGCACTGCCGCTGACTGTCATGGGCGGGGTGATGGCATGGAAAGGCGGCGGGCTTGGGTTGGCGCTTCACTGTTTCGTGACGCTGATATGGATAGCGTTCGCCCCTTATCGCTATCCCGGACCCTATGCCGCCCTGAAGCGGTTCTTCCGGGCCAGGAAAATGATGCTGGGACGTGTGTTTCTTGGTGCTTTCTGCTGCATGTTGGCTGCTGGTTTCTTCGCCATGTCGCAACCTGGAGGCACCAGGGAGCGAGCCGCTGCATCCCAGGGCAGTTACCAGTCCGACTGCAACCCCGATAACCTGCGTCGGACGATGTCGCAGGCCTGTCAGACCGCTATGGACTCCAAGGAGTGTGCCCAGAGTGAATGGGCGAAGAGGATTCACGCTTGCGGGTTCGTCGCCGAGGTGGTGAAAAAGACGCTGGAGACGAAGGCGGGCAAGTGA
- a CDS encoding aldo/keto reductase, whose translation MDRRDFLRLSAGGALAATLLPMVGNAQTLTSVPVGERGSVMPTRGNVVRTALQTNPARHNLRYMTPYRFGMGGTQIGNIFAPISDEQAAAVLQSAWDSGVRLFDTSPFYGFGLSEYRLGRFLHNRNPDDYVISTKVGRVFKAAGKPRGDSSIWTSPAPFEYRYDYTAAGARRSVEDSLQRLGLARIDVVYIHDLSPDNTELQGGWEAAYEVARTGAMRELEKMREEGLIKAWGFGINRPDAAVRAVEHDDPTPDIVLLACQYSIVDHEQALDRTLPALAKKGTSVVVGTPLNDGFLGGGRRFNFSTELPPLAVERRARLAAIAGRHGIDMRTAALQFAAAHPLVSAIVPGSRVPGQIASNAQSMKVAIPADFWAELKQERLIAGHAPVPT comes from the coding sequence ATGGATCGGCGTGATTTTCTCAGGCTTTCGGCAGGCGGCGCACTGGCGGCCACATTGCTGCCCATGGTGGGTAATGCCCAGACATTGACCAGCGTGCCAGTGGGTGAACGCGGCAGCGTGATGCCGACGCGTGGCAATGTGGTGCGCACGGCGCTGCAGACGAACCCGGCCCGGCACAACCTTCGTTACATGACGCCTTACCGCTTCGGCATGGGTGGGACGCAAATCGGTAATATCTTTGCCCCCATCAGCGATGAGCAGGCGGCAGCTGTCTTGCAGTCGGCCTGGGATTCCGGCGTGCGACTGTTTGATACATCGCCCTTCTATGGATTCGGCCTCAGCGAATATCGCCTCGGACGTTTCCTGCATAACCGCAACCCGGATGACTATGTCATTTCCACCAAAGTCGGGCGCGTGTTCAAGGCAGCAGGCAAACCTCGTGGCGATAGCTCGATCTGGACCTCTCCGGCACCTTTTGAATACCGCTACGACTACACCGCTGCCGGAGCCCGGCGCTCTGTCGAGGACAGCCTGCAAAGGCTCGGCCTGGCGCGTATAGACGTGGTTTACATCCACGACCTGTCGCCGGACAACACGGAGTTGCAAGGCGGCTGGGAAGCGGCCTATGAAGTTGCCCGTACGGGAGCCATGCGAGAGCTGGAAAAAATGCGCGAAGAAGGGCTGATCAAAGCCTGGGGATTCGGAATCAACCGGCCTGACGCCGCCGTTCGTGCTGTAGAGCATGACGACCCTACGCCGGACATCGTCTTGCTGGCTTGCCAGTATTCCATTGTCGATCACGAACAGGCGCTTGACCGGACTCTGCCTGCGTTGGCCAAAAAAGGCACAAGCGTTGTGGTCGGAACTCCGCTCAATGACGGTTTTCTGGGAGGCGGCCGGCGTTTCAACTTTTCGACCGAATTGCCGCCGCTTGCTGTCGAGCGTCGCGCCAGACTGGCTGCCATAGCCGGTCGTCATGGCATCGACATGCGTACCGCCGCCTTGCAGTTTGCTGCCGCGCACCCGTTGGTGTCAGCCATTGTGCCCGGGTCCCGCGTACCGGGACAGATCGCCAGTAATGCCCAGTCCATGAAAGTCGCCATCCCGGCAGACTTCTGGGCCGAGCTCAAGCAGGAGCGCCTTATCGCCGGGCATGCTCCGGTTCCGACTTGA
- the epsC gene encoding serine O-acetyltransferase EpsC, protein MTALWQRLRQQAQQLGERNPVLALHAHNRILAHSSFESALAANLAHQLQDKVPDADLQGWFKAVLQSNPSITEAAAVDINHLVVVNPACPDHLTAFLTFRGIQAVQAYRIAHSLWNDGDIQSAVLLQNWAASAWSIDIHPAARLGKALFVDHGIGLVIGETAVVEDEVSLWHGVTLGSTLNEAGDRHPKIRRGALICAGASVLGNIEVGERAIVAANSVVLKPVSAGVVVAGAPARPVGTAPASLATFTTKSQE, encoded by the coding sequence ATGACAGCTCTTTGGCAACGTCTGCGCCAACAGGCGCAACAGCTTGGTGAACGTAATCCGGTGCTTGCCCTGCATGCACACAACCGGATCTTGGCGCATTCATCCTTTGAGTCTGCCCTGGCCGCCAATCTGGCTCACCAGCTTCAGGACAAAGTGCCTGATGCCGATCTGCAGGGCTGGTTCAAGGCCGTACTGCAATCCAACCCGAGCATCACCGAAGCAGCGGCTGTGGACATCAACCATCTGGTTGTCGTCAATCCAGCCTGTCCCGATCACCTCACAGCCTTCCTGACCTTTCGCGGCATCCAGGCCGTGCAGGCCTATCGCATTGCCCACTCGCTCTGGAACGACGGCGACATCCAGAGCGCCGTGCTGCTACAGAACTGGGCAGCCAGCGCCTGGAGTATCGATATTCATCCCGCCGCCCGGCTTGGCAAAGCCCTGTTCGTCGATCACGGCATCGGGCTGGTGATTGGCGAGACCGCTGTGGTCGAGGATGAAGTCAGCCTCTGGCATGGCGTCACGCTGGGCAGCACCCTCAATGAAGCAGGGGATCGCCACCCCAAGATCCGTCGCGGCGCGCTGATCTGCGCAGGCGCATCTGTACTGGGCAATATCGAAGTGGGCGAGCGCGCCATCGTGGCCGCCAATTCCGTTGTACTCAAACCCGTGTCTGCGGGCGTCGTGGTGGCCGGTGCGCCCGCCAGACCCGTTGGCACTGCACCGGCTTCACTCGCGACCTTCACGACAAAATCACAAGAATAA
- a CDS encoding VOC family protein: MAAVAQFPQGIDHPLVTVRDHAHALQLYRKMGFMPSPVSYHPWGSVTSLMMFESNFIELIGIDDPAKFGTNSVNGFCFGRQLGEFLDRGEEGVSLVALHSKDADADHARLVEAGLPSQGRIDFRRSMTLPDGRPDEAVVSLGLFIDPALPDASNFICHQHRPELIWVPGWQNHCNAVDGIFSVTYLADPAELEPRWKALYGDAVTYNGNILQADTRCGLLRAMDAATAALQYPGVRLPHAASERAHAIAIGLHTKSLDTARFILEHNEVPHEYVPGRVMVQPEAAGNVILEFVQNL, translated from the coding sequence ATGGCAGCCGTCGCTCAGTTTCCACAAGGTATCGATCATCCGCTGGTCACGGTGCGTGACCACGCCCATGCGTTGCAGCTCTATCGGAAAATGGGCTTCATGCCGTCCCCGGTCAGTTATCACCCATGGGGCAGCGTGACCTCGCTGATGATGTTTGAAAGCAACTTCATCGAACTGATCGGTATCGACGATCCGGCAAAGTTCGGCACCAACTCGGTCAACGGTTTCTGCTTTGGTCGCCAGTTGGGCGAGTTTCTGGACCGTGGCGAAGAGGGCGTTTCGCTGGTGGCCTTGCACAGCAAGGATGCGGACGCCGATCACGCGCGTCTGGTCGAGGCCGGCCTGCCGAGCCAGGGGCGGATCGATTTTCGCCGCAGCATGACGTTGCCTGACGGACGTCCCGATGAAGCGGTTGTGTCCCTGGGGTTATTCATCGACCCGGCGCTGCCCGATGCTTCGAACTTTATCTGTCACCAGCACCGCCCCGAACTGATCTGGGTACCGGGCTGGCAGAACCACTGCAATGCCGTGGACGGGATTTTCAGCGTGACCTACCTGGCTGATCCGGCAGAACTGGAGCCGCGCTGGAAAGCCCTGTACGGCGACGCCGTTACCTACAACGGCAACATCCTGCAAGCCGATACCCGCTGCGGTCTGCTGCGAGCCATGGATGCTGCCACCGCTGCCCTTCAATACCCCGGCGTCAGGCTGCCCCACGCCGCCAGCGAGCGTGCCCATGCCATCGCCATCGGCCTGCATACCAAAAGCCTGGACACGGCGCGCTTCATCCTCGAACACAACGAAGTACCCCACGAATACGTGCCGGGCCGCGTCATGGTGCAACCCGAAGCGGCGGGCAACGTCATCCTTGAATTTGTACAAAACCTTTAA
- a CDS encoding AraC family transcriptional regulator, with amino-acid sequence MNQSLALSAPNPGREGDGLKRLASRLIAHCSEEANPSAIKGLTFYRMEAPGLPTYCVYEPCMALIVQGTKHTVFGHEELLSEPGGFFVTSIDIPTTAKVIQASAERPYLSVVLKLDMAILHDVVQSMPVVESSAHPTRCYAAGQASDELIDVFNRLVGLLDRPQEIPLMAELVKREVCLRLLLSEAGDWLRWIVREGYRSRGIVRVIDWLKRNYAKPLRIAELAEIAGMAGSTLHHNFRQLTGTSPLQYQKTLRLHAARSLMLTERLDANTAALRVGYESVSQFSREYARRFGAPPSRDIRQTRTSIPAS; translated from the coding sequence ATGAATCAATCGTTGGCGTTGTCCGCTCCTAATCCTGGCCGGGAAGGCGATGGTCTAAAGCGACTTGCCTCACGGTTGATAGCCCATTGCAGTGAAGAGGCTAACCCCAGCGCCATAAAGGGCCTGACCTTCTATCGCATGGAGGCGCCTGGCTTACCGACCTATTGCGTCTACGAACCTTGTATGGCGCTGATTGTTCAGGGCACCAAGCACACCGTATTCGGTCATGAAGAATTGTTGTCAGAGCCAGGCGGCTTTTTCGTCACTTCGATTGATATCCCCACCACAGCAAAAGTCATCCAGGCCAGTGCCGAGCGCCCTTACCTCTCAGTGGTATTGAAACTCGATATGGCGATTCTGCACGATGTTGTTCAAAGCATGCCCGTGGTCGAGAGCAGCGCCCATCCGACTCGTTGCTACGCCGCCGGGCAAGCATCGGATGAGTTGATCGATGTGTTCAACCGTCTGGTGGGCTTGCTGGATCGTCCCCAAGAGATTCCGCTCATGGCAGAACTGGTCAAGCGAGAGGTCTGCCTGCGGCTGCTTCTCAGCGAAGCTGGAGACTGGCTGCGCTGGATCGTACGTGAGGGGTATCGCTCACGTGGAATTGTGAGAGTGATTGACTGGCTCAAGCGCAACTATGCCAAGCCGTTGCGTATTGCCGAACTCGCGGAGATTGCGGGCATGGCTGGCTCGACCCTGCACCATAACTTCCGCCAGCTCACCGGCACCAGCCCCTTGCAGTATCAGAAGACACTGCGCCTGCATGCAGCACGTAGCCTGATGCTGACGGAGCGGCTGGACGCCAATACAGCGGCATTGCGTGTGGGCTATGAAAGCGTTTCGCAATTCAGCCGCGAGTACGCCCGCCGCTTCGGCGCGCCACCTTCACGTGACATTCGCCAGACGCGGACTTCGATTCCGGCTTCTTAG